A genome region from Vibrio tapetis subsp. tapetis includes the following:
- a CDS encoding DUF3135 domain-containing protein, with translation MDRAQIDQTLPPFDELVALAENDPAAFEEYRRQMCEEMITCASQEMQPRLWAQQSHIERVITKCKNPVHTNVTLMNELSVQMGKFRDALDGDNDAQPTAQILPFTARQ, from the coding sequence ATGGACCGTGCTCAAATTGACCAAACATTACCGCCATTTGATGAGCTTGTGGCGCTGGCTGAAAATGACCCAGCCGCGTTTGAAGAATACCGACGTCAGATGTGTGAAGAGATGATTACTTGTGCCTCGCAAGAGATGCAACCACGGTTGTGGGCTCAGCAAAGCCACATTGAACGAGTGATCACCAAGTGCAAAAATCCGGTACATACCAATGTGACGCTAATGAATGAATTATCGGTTCAAATGGGAAAATTTAGAGACGCTCTTGATGGCGATAATGACGCACAACCCACGGCACAAATACTGCCTTTTACTGCGCGCCAATAA
- a CDS encoding DUF805 domain-containing protein: MSIKQLLFSFQGRVGRKVFWIWNACYYIAIMGFTMGINVLFPAQAGIISVAFLAFLMLPDLAITAKRWHDRNKSNWFLLLNIPLILGRMFVPVGGADMVAQPTMIQTVASLAALACGAWLFIECGLLKGDDAENRYGKPQS, from the coding sequence ATGTCGATCAAGCAGTTATTATTTTCATTTCAAGGCCGAGTTGGCCGTAAAGTATTCTGGATTTGGAATGCGTGTTATTACATTGCCATTATGGGCTTTACCATGGGCATCAATGTGTTATTCCCCGCGCAAGCTGGAATCATCAGTGTGGCATTTCTGGCATTCTTGATGTTGCCTGACTTGGCGATTACCGCAAAACGTTGGCACGATAGAAACAAATCTAACTGGTTTCTTCTGTTAAACATTCCGCTCATATTAGGCCGTATGTTTGTGCCTGTTGGTGGGGCGGATATGGTGGCTCAACCGACCATGATTCAAACGGTGGCCTCTTTGGCGGCATTAGCGTGTGGCGCGTGGTTGTTTATTGAGTGCGGCCTGTTGAAAGGGGATGATGCGGAAAACCGGTATGGAAAACCGCAATCTTAA
- a CDS encoding 5-carboxymethyl-2-hydroxymuconate Delta-isomerase, which produces MPNLVMEYSNSVEQRVNVQGLLEDLHQAAVESGLFDVDSIKSRALRCHHWIVGDQGDSVDFIHISFELLSGRSEEQKRALSRQLITVLQQQAMSVHSLTVNIRDMDKSCFQKVLN; this is translated from the coding sequence ATGCCCAATTTGGTGATGGAATATTCGAACTCAGTGGAACAGCGCGTTAATGTGCAGGGGCTATTGGAAGATTTACATCAGGCTGCCGTTGAGAGTGGCCTGTTTGATGTTGACTCGATCAAATCGCGCGCATTACGCTGCCATCATTGGATTGTGGGTGATCAGGGTGACAGCGTCGATTTTATCCATATTAGTTTCGAATTACTTTCTGGGCGAAGTGAAGAGCAGAAAAGAGCGCTGTCGCGTCAATTGATTACGGTGTTGCAACAACAGGCCATGTCGGTGCATAGTTTAACTGTGAATATCAGAGACATGGATAAATCGTGTTTTCAAAAAGTTCTTAATTGA
- the tpiA gene encoding triose-phosphate isomerase has product MRHPVVMGNWKLNGSKEMVTELLNGLNAELEGVKGVDVAVAPPALYIDLAERTLTDAGSAIILGAQNTDVNNKGAFTGDMSPEMLKDFGATHIIIGHSERREYHAESDEFVAKKFAFLKENGLTPVLCIGESEAQNEAGETVAVCARQLDAVIKTQGAEALNGAIIAYEPIWAIGTGKAATADDAQRIHAAIRAHIADQDAEVAKNVVIQYGGSVKPENAAAYFAQPDIDGALVGGAALDAKSFAAIAKAAAEAKA; this is encoded by the coding sequence ATGCGTCATCCTGTAGTTATGGGTAACTGGAAACTGAACGGCAGCAAAGAAATGGTTACTGAGCTGTTAAATGGACTTAACGCTGAGCTTGAAGGCGTGAAAGGTGTGGACGTAGCAGTTGCTCCACCAGCACTTTACATCGACCTAGCTGAGCGCACTTTGACTGACGCGGGTAGCGCAATCATCCTTGGTGCTCAAAACACTGATGTAAACAACAAAGGTGCTTTCACTGGCGACATGTCTCCAGAAATGCTGAAAGACTTCGGTGCTACACACATCATCATCGGTCACTCTGAGCGTCGTGAATACCACGCTGAGTCTGACGAGTTCGTTGCTAAGAAATTCGCTTTCCTAAAAGAAAACGGCCTAACTCCTGTTCTATGTATCGGTGAGTCTGAAGCACAAAACGAAGCTGGCGAAACAGTAGCAGTATGTGCACGTCAACTTGACGCTGTAATCAAGACTCAAGGTGCTGAAGCTCTTAACGGCGCAATCATCGCGTACGAACCAATCTGGGCTATCGGTACTGGTAAAGCAGCAACAGCTGATGATGCACAACGCATCCACGCCGCTATCCGTGCTCACATTGCCGATCAAGATGCAGAAGTTGCTAAGAACGTTGTCATCCAATACGGCGGTTCTGTTAAGCCAGAAAATGCAGCAGCTTACTTCGCACAACCAGACATCGATGGTGCTCTAGTTGGCGGTGCAGCTCTAGACGCGAAAAGCTTTGCAGCTATCGCTAAAGCAGCAGCAGAAGCTAAAGCGTAA
- the pfkA gene encoding 6-phosphofructokinase, with amino-acid sequence MIKKIGVLTSGGDAPGMNAAVRGVVRTALTQGLEVFGVYDGYLGLYEGRIEKLDRSSVSDVINKGGTFLGSARFPEFKEVEVREKAIENLQKHGIDALVVIGGDGSYMGAKKLTEMGYPCIGLPGTIDNDIAGTDYTIGYLTALNTVIDAIDRLRDTSSSHQRISIVEIMGRHCGDLTLMSAIAGGCEYIITPENGLNKDELIASIEEGITKGKKHAIIALTELMMDANELAKDIEEATGRETRATVLGHIQRGGRPTAFDRVLASRMGNYAVHLLQEGHGGRCVGIQKEQLVHHDIIDAIENMKRPVRNDLYKVAEELF; translated from the coding sequence ATGATTAAGAAGATCGGTGTTTTAACAAGTGGCGGCGATGCCCCAGGTATGAATGCAGCAGTACGTGGTGTGGTTCGCACAGCACTTACTCAAGGCCTTGAAGTATTTGGTGTATATGATGGTTACTTAGGTCTGTATGAAGGTCGTATTGAAAAACTGGATCGCTCTAGTGTTTCTGATGTGATTAATAAAGGCGGTACTTTCCTAGGTTCTGCACGTTTCCCTGAGTTTAAAGAAGTGGAAGTGCGCGAAAAAGCCATTGAGAACTTGCAGAAACACGGTATCGATGCCCTTGTGGTTATCGGTGGTGATGGTTCATACATGGGTGCGAAGAAGTTAACTGAGATGGGTTACCCATGTATCGGACTTCCTGGCACAATCGATAATGACATTGCAGGTACAGATTACACGATCGGTTACTTAACAGCATTGAACACCGTTATTGATGCGATTGACCGTTTACGTGATACATCATCTTCACATCAACGTATTTCTATTGTAGAGATCATGGGTCGTCACTGTGGTGATTTGACACTAATGTCTGCGATTGCAGGTGGTTGTGAGTACATCATCACGCCTGAAAATGGCTTGAACAAAGATGAGTTGATTGCAAGCATCGAAGAAGGCATCACCAAAGGTAAGAAACACGCAATTATTGCGCTTACTGAGCTAATGATGGATGCAAACGAGCTAGCAAAAGATATCGAAGAAGCAACCGGTCGTGAGACTCGTGCTACGGTTCTTGGTCACATTCAACGTGGTGGTCGTCCAACAGCGTTTGACCGTGTTCTCGCTTCTCGCATGGGTAACTACGCTGTACACCTTCTACAAGAAGGTCACGGTGGTCGCTGTGTCGGTATTCAGAAAGAGCAACTTGTTCACCATGACATCATTGATGCTATCGAGAACATGAAACGTCCAGTACGTAATGACCTATACAAAGTTGCTGAAGAGCTTTTCTAA
- the fieF gene encoding CDF family cation-efflux transporter FieF (FieF, a metal efflux transporter, is a member of the CDF (cation diffusion facilitator) family of transporters.): MNSSYARLVTLAAWLATAVATILLIVKVMAWWVTGSVSLLASLIDSILDIAASGVNLLALRYALQPADKEHTFGHGKAESLAALAQAMFISGSACFLILNGIDRFFRPHELHSPELGIYVSAFAIVLTGALVTFQKHVVRKTGSQAIAADSLHYQSDLYMNVAIMVALGLSWYGIGQADAVFAIGIGVFILYSAYKMVTEAIQSLLDRQLPEEELTKIKELSLSVDGVLGVHQLRTRMSGPVRFIQLHLELEDTIPLIEAHRISDQVEVILMDHFDQADVLIHQDPLSVVLNTEKEQKQSDW; the protein is encoded by the coding sequence ATGAATTCTTCTTATGCTCGCTTAGTAACATTGGCCGCTTGGCTAGCAACAGCCGTTGCAACTATTTTGTTAATAGTGAAAGTAATGGCTTGGTGGGTGACGGGCTCAGTGAGTTTGTTGGCATCGCTAATTGATTCTATTTTAGATATTGCAGCATCTGGTGTGAACTTATTGGCTTTACGTTATGCCTTACAACCGGCGGATAAAGAGCATACGTTTGGTCACGGAAAAGCTGAATCGTTAGCCGCTTTGGCACAGGCGATGTTTATTTCTGGATCCGCTTGCTTCTTGATATTGAACGGTATCGATCGCTTTTTCCGCCCTCATGAACTGCATTCTCCTGAACTCGGAATCTATGTTAGTGCGTTCGCTATTGTATTGACCGGCGCGTTAGTGACGTTTCAAAAGCACGTAGTTAGAAAAACGGGCAGCCAAGCGATCGCCGCTGATTCACTTCATTACCAATCTGACCTTTATATGAATGTTGCCATTATGGTTGCGTTAGGCTTGAGTTGGTATGGGATTGGTCAAGCGGATGCGGTCTTTGCTATAGGTATTGGGGTATTTATTCTTTATAGCGCGTACAAAATGGTCACTGAGGCGATTCAGTCATTGTTGGACAGGCAGTTGCCGGAAGAAGAGCTAACGAAAATTAAAGAGCTCTCTTTGTCAGTGGACGGGGTACTCGGAGTACATCAATTGAGAACGAGAATGTCTGGCCCTGTACGTTTTATTCAGTTGCATCTCGAGCTTGAAGATACGATTCCTTTGATCGAAGCTCATCGTATTTCTGATCAGGTTGAGGTGATTTTGATGGATCATTTTGATCAGGCTGATGTGTTGATTCACCAGGATCCACTGTCTGTGGTGTTAAATACTGAAAAAGAACAGAAGCAAAGTGACTGGTAG
- a CDS encoding methyl-accepting chemotaxis protein has translation MFVSNLSLKYKIALPVALIISLFAVTFTAAIIAFNKQANYNLDYSEHIKPVQLALDDAYRDLYQAEVAVLGLANTTSEDKVANYIALYRDETKKTYKRIATAQMAIDRGFLEASHQTNLDTALTLFNQWTALNEKIVTNPAQANNTHQKMSDDLHRTFTPLVKNLKTIKDQMDENAKALEVLKINAIDDAKTTMEVGGTLALVIAAALTMLLTKSIMTPIRRINAVMEDIANGDGDLTARLPIESKDELGQLASTFNLFTQKIQHTISDVISASTTVRLEMDKFNQITHQVMVKAQSQQHESDAVATAVNELSATSALVSDNANSASESSQQASGEAGTTDTLIQHTIESISEQANELQQASNVVNSLENDVTNIASILDVIRGVAEQTNLLALNAAIEAARAGEQGRGFAVVADEVRALASKTQHSAGEIQSMIEKLQVGSQQAVKVMAISQTNSAEMETQAQEVGLSLQTIMGSITTMNELNMHIASAADEQRSVSEDVNSNIQSIAESSHQMVGLVANAETAYHSLSEQCERLDQLVGQFKV, from the coding sequence ATGTTCGTTAGTAATTTAAGCTTAAAATATAAGATCGCGCTGCCTGTCGCGCTGATCATTTCTCTATTTGCTGTCACGTTTACAGCGGCGATCATCGCTTTCAACAAACAGGCCAATTACAACCTAGACTACAGCGAACACATCAAACCGGTTCAACTCGCTCTAGACGACGCCTATCGCGATCTTTATCAGGCTGAAGTGGCCGTTTTAGGTTTAGCGAATACCACATCAGAAGACAAAGTAGCCAATTACATTGCCCTTTATAGAGACGAAACCAAAAAAACGTACAAGCGCATCGCTACCGCACAAATGGCAATCGATCGCGGATTCCTTGAGGCCTCTCATCAGACAAACCTTGATACTGCGCTCACGTTATTTAACCAATGGACAGCGTTGAATGAAAAAATTGTCACGAACCCGGCTCAGGCCAACAATACGCACCAAAAAATGAGCGACGACTTGCATCGAACATTCACACCCTTGGTGAAAAACCTAAAAACCATCAAAGACCAAATGGATGAAAATGCAAAAGCCTTAGAGGTACTGAAAATTAATGCTATTGACGATGCGAAAACCACAATGGAAGTCGGCGGTACATTAGCATTAGTCATTGCAGCAGCATTAACCATGCTATTAACTAAAAGCATCATGACACCAATCCGACGAATCAACGCGGTAATGGAAGATATTGCCAATGGTGACGGAGACCTCACAGCCCGGTTACCGATAGAGAGCAAAGATGAACTCGGCCAACTCGCAAGCACATTCAATCTGTTTACACAAAAAATCCAACACACGATCAGTGATGTGATCTCTGCATCCACGACCGTGCGTCTTGAAATGGACAAGTTCAATCAAATTACTCATCAGGTAATGGTAAAAGCCCAGAGCCAACAACATGAAAGCGATGCCGTTGCAACGGCGGTTAACGAACTCAGTGCCACCAGCGCCTTGGTCAGCGACAACGCAAATTCAGCATCCGAATCTAGCCAGCAAGCGAGTGGCGAAGCTGGGACCACCGATACGCTCATTCAACACACCATTGAATCTATTTCAGAGCAAGCTAATGAGCTTCAACAAGCATCGAACGTAGTGAACTCACTCGAAAATGACGTGACTAATATCGCTTCTATCTTAGATGTTATACGAGGGGTCGCGGAACAAACCAATTTATTGGCACTCAATGCGGCCATTGAAGCAGCACGAGCAGGTGAACAAGGCCGAGGTTTTGCGGTAGTAGCCGACGAGGTAAGAGCACTCGCCAGTAAAACACAACATAGTGCTGGCGAAATACAAAGCATGATTGAAAAGCTTCAAGTCGGCTCTCAGCAAGCAGTAAAAGTGATGGCGATTAGCCAAACCAACAGTGCTGAAATGGAAACTCAAGCTCAGGAAGTCGGCCTGTCACTGCAAACGATCATGGGTTCAATCACCACAATGAATGAGCTCAATATGCATATTGCTAGCGCGGCAGACGAACAACGCAGTGTGAGTGAAGACGTGAATAGTAACATTCAGTCTATTGCTGAAAGCAGCCACCAAATGGTAGGACTGGTCGCCAATGCGGAAACCGCCTATCACTCTTTATCTGAACAGTGTGAACGATTAGACCAACTGGTAGGGCAATTTAAAGTCTAG
- a CDS encoding CpxP family protein, with amino-acid sequence MKLAKKMVIAAAVLPIAFGSASAFAFGGGKGGDHKGGNHFAKKCGGMDKRVMRQLDLTDDQKEQFKELRQQGREAGKGKNSEMFANMQAHQQKVQDLVLADTFDEQAAQTLANEMVTKQAERRVSMLEKQHKAMSILTAEQKAKFKELQAERMQDCQERFEERQDRKSDS; translated from the coding sequence ATGAAACTAGCTAAAAAAATGGTCATCGCAGCTGCTGTACTTCCTATTGCTTTCGGTTCTGCAAGCGCATTTGCTTTCGGTGGCGGTAAAGGAGGCGACCACAAAGGCGGCAACCACTTCGCTAAAAAATGTGGTGGTATGGATAAACGAGTAATGCGCCAACTAGATTTAACTGACGATCAGAAAGAGCAGTTTAAAGAACTTCGCCAGCAAGGTCGTGAAGCGGGCAAAGGTAAGAATTCAGAAATGTTTGCCAACATGCAAGCCCATCAACAAAAAGTACAAGATCTTGTTTTAGCGGATACCTTTGATGAGCAAGCTGCGCAAACGCTGGCAAACGAAATGGTCACTAAACAAGCTGAACGTCGTGTAAGCATGTTAGAGAAGCAGCATAAAGCGATGAGCATTTTAACCGCAGAGCAAAAAGCTAAGTTTAAAGAGCTACAAGCAGAGCGTATGCAAGATTGCCAAGAACGATTTGAAGAGCGTCAAGATCGTAAATCTGATTCGTAA
- a CDS encoding response regulator — translation MANILLVDDDVELTSLLKDILSYEGFNVMEANDGIAGLAAVNNDTDLILLDNMMPRMNGMEMLKKLREDWQTPVLMLTAKGEEIDRVIGLELGADDYLPKPFSDRELLARIRAILRRTQSITESDKQTDRLSYQEIVLYPGKQEAYYAENLLDLTTTEFALLSHFVAHPGEIITKENLSLDVLGKRLAPFDRAIDMHVSNLRKKLPLRSDDKPRIKTLRGRGYLLVEGG, via the coding sequence ATGGCAAATATCCTATTGGTTGATGATGATGTAGAACTCACCAGCTTATTAAAAGACATTCTTAGTTATGAAGGTTTCAATGTTATGGAAGCCAATGACGGCATTGCCGGACTGGCCGCCGTCAATAATGACACCGACCTTATCTTACTTGATAACATGATGCCGAGAATGAACGGCATGGAAATGCTAAAAAAGCTGCGCGAAGATTGGCAAACTCCCGTACTCATGTTGACGGCTAAAGGCGAAGAAATCGATCGCGTTATAGGGCTAGAACTGGGAGCGGATGATTATTTGCCTAAGCCTTTTTCAGACCGAGAACTGCTGGCTCGTATACGCGCCATACTGCGCCGTACCCAGTCGATAACAGAATCAGACAAACAAACTGACCGCTTAAGCTACCAAGAAATTGTACTTTATCCAGGTAAACAAGAAGCGTACTACGCAGAAAATTTACTTGACCTCACCACCACAGAATTCGCTCTTCTGAGCCACTTCGTTGCTCACCCTGGCGAGATCATTACTAAAGAGAATCTCAGTTTAGATGTATTAGGTAAACGCCTTGCACCTTTCGATCGAGCTATTGATATGCATGTCTCCAACTTGAGAAAAAAATTGCCGCTTCGTAGTGATGACAAACCTCGTATCAAAACGTTAAGAGGCCGTGGTTATTTGTTAGTTGAGGGTGGCTAA
- the cpxA gene encoding envelope stress sensor histidine kinase CpxA, producing the protein MKLPTISSLYGRIFAIFWFTMLLVLFAVLAVPHLDPRQSHQITKDHLQRIEKITKIVERRYGDAPNLTRTLQQMKEHNKHKPGPEFYLTDLEGNLITQERGRQKRYVQNFISDIDLTSQPKQKLYGRIMLAGPFPIKIAKQDLLLFSAIKWNQPPSFLIKLFDRPFQLLLVVMAVSTPLLLWLAWALSQPARRLEQAAQRVAKGEFVVDPNLEKGPSEFRQAGASFNQMVLAVNQMISGQQRLLSDISHELRSPLTRLRMANALATRKQGSSSELQRIDTEAERLEQMISELLKLSRMQVNSHQERETLSAQALWGALLDDAQFEAEQCNKTLQYQAVPNCQISGNPSLLMSALENIVRNAIHYSQHSIQISFNHTSDNITIVVEDDGNGVPEEELIDIFRPFYRVSTARDRHSGGAGLGLAITESAIRQHNGQIVASKSQLGGLQVSITLPTT; encoded by the coding sequence ATGAAACTCCCAACGATATCTAGCTTATATGGGCGAATCTTCGCTATCTTTTGGTTTACCATGTTGCTGGTATTGTTCGCAGTGCTCGCTGTTCCACATTTAGATCCAAGGCAATCTCATCAAATAACTAAAGATCACCTACAGCGAATTGAAAAGATAACTAAAATCGTTGAACGACGTTATGGCGATGCCCCTAACCTAACCAGAACGCTTCAACAAATGAAAGAGCACAACAAGCACAAGCCTGGGCCAGAGTTCTACCTGACCGATTTGGAAGGTAATCTCATTACCCAAGAAAGAGGAAGGCAAAAACGCTACGTGCAAAACTTTATCTCTGACATCGACTTAACCAGCCAGCCCAAACAGAAGCTGTATGGCCGTATCATGTTAGCCGGGCCATTTCCTATCAAAATCGCCAAACAAGACTTACTGCTGTTTAGCGCCATCAAGTGGAACCAGCCCCCTTCTTTTTTAATTAAGCTTTTTGACCGACCATTCCAACTATTGTTGGTTGTAATGGCCGTTTCCACCCCACTGCTACTTTGGCTCGCTTGGGCTCTGAGTCAACCTGCACGCCGTTTAGAACAAGCCGCACAGCGAGTCGCAAAAGGCGAGTTTGTTGTTGATCCTAACCTTGAAAAAGGCCCCAGTGAATTTCGTCAAGCGGGTGCAAGTTTCAACCAAATGGTGCTGGCGGTAAATCAAATGATTTCGGGTCAACAGCGGCTACTATCCGACATTTCACATGAGCTCCGCTCACCATTAACACGTCTACGTATGGCTAATGCCTTAGCCACACGAAAACAAGGCAGCAGTAGTGAATTACAACGTATCGACACCGAAGCCGAACGTTTAGAGCAAATGATTAGCGAGCTTTTAAAACTGTCTCGAATGCAAGTCAACAGTCATCAAGAAAGGGAAACCCTCAGCGCACAAGCCCTATGGGGAGCATTGCTAGACGATGCGCAATTTGAAGCCGAGCAATGCAATAAAACACTGCAATACCAAGCTGTGCCTAATTGCCAGATTAGCGGCAACCCTAGCCTGCTAATGAGTGCGCTTGAGAATATTGTCCGTAATGCCATTCATTACAGCCAGCATTCGATTCAAATCAGCTTCAACCATACATCAGATAACATCACCATTGTTGTTGAAGATGATGGAAATGGTGTTCCGGAAGAAGAGCTTATCGACATATTTAGGCCATTTTATCGAGTATCGACCGCTCGAGACCGCCACTCTGGCGGCGCGGGACTGGGGCTTGCCATTACCGAAAGCGCTATTCGCCAGCATAATGGGCAAATTGTTGCGAGCAAGAGTCAACTCGGCGGCTTACAAGTGTCGATCACACTACCCACCACCTAA
- a CDS encoding tRNA (cytidine(34)-2'-O)-methyltransferase: MLDIALFEPEIAPNTGNIIRLSANCGANLHLIEPLGFDLEEKKLRRAGLDYHDLTHVKRHKDFAAFVDYLEQRDGDYRLFACTTKTTGHHVDAKYQEGDVLLFGPETRGLPADFIESLPMEQRIRIPMMPDSRSLNLSNAVAIIAFEAWRQLGFKDAV; the protein is encoded by the coding sequence ATGCTTGATATTGCTTTATTCGAACCAGAAATCGCACCCAATACAGGTAACATTATCCGCCTTAGTGCCAACTGCGGAGCAAACTTGCATCTTATTGAACCGCTAGGGTTTGATTTGGAAGAGAAGAAACTACGTAGAGCGGGTTTGGATTATCACGACCTTACTCACGTAAAACGCCACAAAGATTTTGCTGCGTTTGTTGATTATTTAGAACAACGAGACGGTGATTACCGCTTGTTTGCCTGCACCACCAAAACAACAGGCCATCATGTGGATGCTAAGTATCAAGAAGGCGATGTTTTACTGTTTGGCCCAGAAACCAGAGGCTTACCTGCAGACTTCATCGAAAGCCTTCCAATGGAACAGCGCATTCGCATCCCAATGATGCCTGATAGCCGCAGCTTAAACCTATCTAATGCGGTTGCCATCATTGCATTCGAAGCATGGCGTCAACTCGGATTTAAAGACGCCGTCTAG
- a CDS encoding FxsA family protein: protein MFPILLLLFIAVPIIEISLFIQVGGVLGMWPTIGLVIITAFFGATLVRSQGLQTLMSVQSRLQQGELPAQQIVEGVMLAVAGVLLLTPGFMTDVFGMTVLLPAPRAWLAKQLMSKVKVNNMAAGGFQSHSHFQQGNPFEQDPFNRQDNYKEGDTFEGEYQKKDDDDNDRNRLN, encoded by the coding sequence GTGTTCCCGATTCTATTATTACTATTTATCGCCGTACCCATTATTGAAATCAGTTTGTTTATTCAAGTCGGTGGCGTTTTAGGTATGTGGCCGACCATTGGCCTAGTGATTATTACAGCATTTTTTGGTGCCACGTTGGTGCGCAGCCAAGGTTTGCAAACTCTGATGTCTGTGCAAAGCCGTTTACAGCAAGGTGAGTTGCCTGCTCAACAAATTGTTGAGGGCGTGATGCTAGCGGTTGCCGGAGTCCTGCTGCTTACTCCTGGATTCATGACTGATGTATTTGGCATGACAGTTTTACTTCCAGCGCCACGTGCATGGCTTGCTAAGCAGTTAATGAGCAAAGTGAAAGTAAACAACATGGCTGCGGGTGGTTTTCAGTCTCACAGTCACTTTCAGCAAGGCAACCCTTTTGAACAAGATCCGTTTAATCGTCAAGATAACTATAAAGAGGGTGATACGTTTGAAGGTGAATACCAGAAAAAAGACGACGATGACAACGACAGAAATCGTCTAAATTAA
- the aspA gene encoding aspartate ammonia-lyase has product MTKTQDLNQTSLNTATRVEEDLLGQRHVPADAYYGIHTLRAIENFNISNSTISDVPDFVRGMVMTKKAAALANNELGVLPKDVAKYIVEACDLILDTGKCMDQFPSDVFQGGAGTSVNMNTNEVIANVALELMGKAKGEYDFINPNDHVNKSQSTNCAYPTGFRIAVHISLSKLIEAIEYLKGAFELKEQEFATVLKMGRTQLQDAVPMTVGQEFRAWKVTFNEEVRNLEYTAKLLLEVNLGATAIGTGLNAAEGYQQLAVKHLTQVTGLECVPAEDLIEATSDCGAYVMVHGALKRLAVKMSKICNDLRLLSSGPRAGLNELNLPELQAGSSIMPAKVNPVVPEVVNQVCFKVLGNDNTISFAAEGGQLQLNVMEPVIAQSMFESMTILTNACINLRDKCIDGITVNKEVCEAHVFNSIGIVTYLNPYIGHHEGDIVGKICAETGKSVREVVLERGLLTEEELDDIFSVENLMHPKYKAKRYEA; this is encoded by the coding sequence ATGACTAAGACTCAAGATCTTAATCAAACTTCTCTAAATACTGCGACTCGCGTCGAAGAAGATCTACTAGGCCAACGTCACGTTCCCGCTGATGCGTATTACGGTATTCATACCCTACGCGCTATTGAAAACTTCAATATCTCCAACAGCACCATCTCTGATGTACCCGATTTCGTTCGCGGTATGGTCATGACGAAAAAAGCCGCAGCTCTAGCAAACAACGAACTCGGTGTACTGCCTAAAGACGTTGCTAAATACATCGTAGAAGCTTGTGATCTGATCCTAGATACAGGAAAGTGCATGGATCAATTCCCGTCAGATGTATTCCAAGGCGGCGCAGGCACTTCTGTAAACATGAATACCAATGAAGTGATCGCCAACGTTGCCCTTGAATTAATGGGTAAGGCAAAAGGCGAGTACGACTTCATTAATCCAAATGATCACGTCAATAAGAGCCAGTCGACTAACTGTGCTTACCCTACGGGTTTCCGTATTGCCGTTCACATTAGCCTTAGCAAGCTAATCGAAGCGATTGAATACCTTAAAGGTGCATTCGAACTCAAAGAACAAGAATTCGCGACAGTTTTAAAGATGGGCCGAACCCAGCTTCAAGACGCTGTTCCTATGACGGTAGGTCAAGAGTTCCGAGCATGGAAGGTTACGTTCAACGAAGAAGTTCGTAATTTAGAATACACAGCGAAATTACTGCTAGAAGTTAACCTTGGCGCAACCGCTATTGGTACCGGACTAAATGCCGCTGAAGGCTATCAACAACTTGCCGTTAAACATTTAACTCAAGTAACAGGCCTAGAGTGTGTGCCAGCTGAAGATTTAATCGAAGCAACCTCAGACTGTGGTGCTTACGTAATGGTTCACGGCGCACTTAAACGCCTTGCGGTTAAAATGTCGAAAATCTGTAACGACTTACGTCTGCTTTCATCGGGTCCACGCGCTGGCCTAAATGAGCTGAACTTACCTGAGCTTCAAGCGGGTTCTTCAATCATGCCGGCAAAAGTAAACCCTGTCGTTCCTGAAGTCGTTAACCAAGTGTGCTTTAAAGTTCTAGGCAACGACAATACTATCTCGTTTGCCGCAGAAGGTGGCCAATTACAACTGAATGTAATGGAACCTGTTATCGCACAAAGCATGTTTGAATCGATGACGATTCTTACTAATGCTTGTATTAACCTGCGTGACAAGTGCATCGACGGCATCACAGTAAACAAAGAAGTCTGTGAAGCGCACGTCTTCAACTCTATCGGTATTGTTACTTATCTTAATCCTTACATTGGCCACCACGAAGGTGACATCGTAGGTAAGATTTGTGCTGAAACAGGTAAAAGCGTTCGTGAAGTAGTACTTGAACGCGGCCTACTCACAGAAGAAGAGTTAGACGATATTTTCTCTGTTGAAAACCTAATGCATCCAAAATATAAAGCAAAACGCTACGAAGCATAG